TCCGCTACCTCAAGCATGCCATAGGGGAGTCGCATTCACTGGGGAGCGGCCACGAACGGTGGCAACTCGACGATCCATGGGATCATCGCTACATGTGGAAGCGCGGTCGTCGGTCTCGCGGCATCGCGAAGGGAATCGTTCAGCTTGCTGAAGCAATCGACTTAAGGAAGCACCTTCCCGGCGATCTGGAGAGAACCCTGTCGGTTCTCTTCAAGTATCGGAACAAGATGTTCCATTGCGGTCTCGAATGGCCCAAAGAGGATGTGAAACATTTTGCCAACCTGATTAGGTCGAACGGGTGGGCGGAGTGCTTCGCCAGAGCCGAATCAGGCAGAGATCCCTGCACCTTCTATATGTCAAGGGAGTTCATTGATCACTGCCTAGATACCGTGGATGAGGTCATCGCGGGCATCGGCGCGTACGTACGCCTCCACGTACACCTGTTTTAGGCAGACGGCCCACCCAAGAATCGGTGATGGCGTCGGGGCGGCGGCCAACACCTGAGGCGTCGCGAGCGATCCACTCTCTCGTCAACGCGGGACCCGACCACAGCACAAGGCAAGAGCTGCGTGCCGGGCTCACCCGGTAGCGGGACGGGACCGGTGGCGGGCCACATTGCGGGCTGCGGGAATCAACGGGTCGGCCCGGTCTAGCGGTCTCCGCTCCCATCTGTCAAGTAGCTCGCCCAATCGTCCATGAGCTTGCGTCGGCGCTCGAACAGGTCGGTGCGCCGGTACGCTGCCTCGACCTTGCTCTTGACCACGTGGGCCAGTGCCGCCTCGACGACCTCCCGGGGATGGTCGGTCTTCTCCGCCGCCCAGTCCCGGAACGACGACCGGAACCCGTGCGGCACCGCCGCGATCCCGTGCTTCCTCAAGAGCCGGTTCAGCCGCTTCCCGTCCAGCGTCCTCCCGCGCTCGTTCACGAACACGACCGGATTCTTCCCGCCCTCCAGCTTTCGGGCCGCCTCCAGAATCTCCAGCGCCCGGCCGCACAGCGGCACCCGCTGCTCCCGCCCGGTCTTCATCCGGCTCGCCGGGATCGTCCACACGCCCGAGTCCCGGTCCATCTCGCTCCACACCGCGCCGCGGACCTCGGCGCCCCGCGCCGCCGTCAGCACCATGAACTCGAACGCCAACGTATCCACCTTGCCCGGATCGCCCGCCCGCACCTTCTCGATGGCCGCAGCGACCTCGCCGTGAGGCAGGGCCTTGTGGTGGGTGACGACATCGTGCTGCGGGCCCAGAAGGTGCAGAATCCGGTCGCAGGGGTTGTCCGTCCGCCACTCCATGGCGATGGCCCATTCCAGTACCGCCCGGATGCGCATGTGGACGAACCGCGCCGTGGGAGCCTTGGCGTGCCAGATCGGGGTGAGGATCTCCAGCACGTCGGCGCTTGCGACCTCCGAGACGGCCACGCCGCCGATGCGGGGGAAGGCGTGAATCTCCAAGTTACGGAACCACTCCCTCGCGTACGCCTTGCTCCGCCACCCGGCCCGCTTCTGCTCCAACACCCGCTCGGCGGCCTCGGCGAAGGTGGGGATGCCGACCAGCCGCCGCTTCTCTGCCAACGGATCGCCGCCCGCGCGGGCGAGCTTGCGGTTGGCGAGCGCCTGCTCGCGGGCCTCGGCGAGGGAGACGAGTTCGACGCTCCCGAGTCCGAGTTCGCGCTTGCGCCCGCGGACGACGAGACGTTGTATCCAGCTACGGGTTCCGGTCTTCTGGACGTAGAGGTAGAGTCCGTTGCCGTCGCAGTGTCTTCCGGGCGGAGCGGAGCGCACGAAGGGGGCCGAGAGCCGCTTGTGGGGATGGCGGCCCTTGGGCTTGCCACGTGGTTTGGTGGGAGTGGCGGTCACATTATCCATCCCCTAATCGTATCGGGGATGGAAGGGGATAGCAAGGATCGGCGCTGGACCAACGAGGTAGGAGAAATCCTACTTAAAGCGTTACGGATAAAGGATGTTACGAACGGTCATGGACGAAGACGGACGACATCGGATTCCGTATGTCCGACTTGCAGCGCTACGTGACCGAGGAGCGACGCAGAGCGCAGCGTTCAGGCGAGATGCAGCGCCGCTCGAACGCAGCGGGGCTTTGCCACGGTCTGCCAGATCAGTCGAAGTGGATCTGGCGGACTTCGTCGATGCCGTCGAGTTCGCTCAGGCCGCGCAGCACTTCGGGCGGGACTTCGCCGTCGATCCGCACCACGCCGAGGGAGCGGCCCCCGCCGCGGCGCCGCGCCAGGTGGTACTCTGCGATGTTTGCGTTCGCCTCGCCGAGTACGGTGCCCACCGCGCCGATCACGCCCGGCCGGTCGCGATTGCGGATGAAGAGGCAGGTGCCGAGCGGCTGCGTGTCGACGCGAAACGTCCCCACGCGCACGATCCGCGGCTCCATGCGCGCGCCCATCAACGCGCCGCCCACGACCATTCCCCCGGCTCTCCCCGAAGCCGCGGAGAGTTCGACGTAGTTCGTGTAGTCGCCCACGGCCTGCGTGCGTACGCGCACGATCTCCAGGCCCCGCTCCGCCGCGATCGAAAGGGCATTCACGACGTTGAGCGGGGGATCGACGCGGCGTTCGAGGAAACCGACGGCGACGCTGGCCGCGAGGGGTCCGAGCACACCGTCCTGGGGGCCTCCATAGCGCACGTCGATCCGGCCCGGGGGCGTGTCCTGCAACCCGGCGAGGAGACGTCCCAGACGGTACCCGAGACCCATGATGGGTCCCGCCCCGTCGCGGTCTTCGGCTTCGAACGGGGCGTTCAGCGCGGCGCTGTAGTCGCCCTTGACCAGCGCGTCCCGCACGGCGACGGCGATCTGACGGGAGACCTGACGCTGGGCTTCGTACGTGGACGCGCCCAGGTGCGGGCTGAACACGAGTTGGGGGGCATCCCGCAGCGGGCTGTCCTCGGGGAGCGGTTCCGTCTCGAACACATCGAGACCGGCGGCTCCGAGATGACCGCTGGCGAGCGCCTCGGCCAGCGCCGGCTCATCCACGAGCCCGCCCCGCGCCGCGTTCACCAGAATCGAGCCCGGGCGCATGGCCTTGAGCTCCTTGCTGCCGATGAACCCGCGGTTCTCATCGGAGAGGGGGACGTGCAGCGTAATCGCGTGGCATGTCGGAAGGAGTTCCTCGAGGCTTGCGAGTTCCACCCCCAGGTCGCTCGCACGGTCGGCGCTCACGAAGGGATCGTGGGCGACGACGCGCATCCCGAACGCGCGCGCCCGCCACACGACCTCCGCTCCGATCCGCCCGAGTCCGATCACACCGAGCGTCTTCCCGCTCAACTGGATCCCGCGCAGCTCCTTGCGCTTCCATTCCCCGGCGCGGATGCTCGCGTCCGCCTCCGTGATCCGGCGGGCTGCGGCGAGGAGCAGGGCGAAGGCGAGTTCGGCGGTGGACTGCGTGTTCGCGGCCGGCGCGTTGAGCACGGCGATTCCGCGCCGGGTGGCGGCGGGGATGTCGATGTTGTCCACGCCCACGCCCGCCCGTCCCACGACCCTCAGCCGGTCGGCGGACTCGATGAGGTCGGGGGTCACCTTCGTGCGGGACCTCACGATGAGTGCCGATGCGCCTTCGAGCGCGCCGCGGAGCGTCTCGCGATCCGATTCCGTGTGATCCTCGACCACGAGCCCGGGGGCGGCCCGCAACGTCTCGATCCCATCCGGGAGGAGGGGATCCGCAATGATGACGCGAAGGTCGCCCTCGTTCGAATCGCTCACGAGACTTCGCTCACAGGACTTCGTCGAGGATGGCCAGAAGCGCCTCCAGCTCGTCGAGAGTGTGCTCGCCCATGTGTCCGATCCGGAACGACGGCTGTTTCAAGGGTCCGTAGCCCGCCGCCACCGTGTATCCGTGCGCCAGCGCGCGGGAGACGACTTCCGGACCCGTCAGACCATCCGGAAGCATGATGACCGTTACGCAGGGCGAGCGGTAGCCTTCCGGCGCGAGCACCCGCCACGGCCGGCCCGTTCGTGCAGCCGTATGGTCCACCCATTCGTACGTCCGGCGGGCCATCGCATCGTGCCGCGCCCAGCGCGCCTCCAGCCCTTCCGCCATCATCCGGTCCAGCTGCCGCTCGAGCGCGAAGAAGAGCGAGACCGCCGGCGTATTCGGCGTCTGCCAGCGCTCGAGATTCTTCTCGAACTTGAGGATGTCGAAGTAGAAGCCCCGGTGTTCGACCTCCTTCGCGCGGGTGAGCGCCCGTTCGGACGCGACGGCCAGCGCGAGGCCCGGCGGCAGCGCCACCGCCTTCTGCGAACCTGTGAGGACGAAGTCCAGTCCCCATTCGTCGGTCTTCACCGGCGCCCCGGCCAGGGACGAGACGGTATCGACGGCGATCAGCACGTCGTCGAACTCGTGGACGACGGCGGCGAGTTCCTCCAGCGGATTGAGGACGCCGGTCGAGCTCTCGGAGTGGACGACCGTGACGAGGTCGTACCGGCCGGGCGCCGCGGCGAGCGCGTCGCGCAGCCGCTCCGGGAGGTTCGGCTCGCCCCACTCCGCCTTGAGCGCGTCCGCGGGGCGCCCCGTCGCTTCGGCGATCGCGTGGAACCGCTTGCTGAACGACCCGTTCGTGAGGCAGAGGACGCGGCGGCGCGTGAGGTTCGTGATCGCCGCTTCCATCATGCCGGTGGCAGACGAGGTCGACAGATACACCGGCCGCGACGTCCGGAAGAGTCGCGACGCGGACGGCTGCATCGCTTCGATCAAGCCCGAGACCTCGGCGCTCCGGTGTCCGACGACGGGTCGCCGCATGGCGTCGAACAGATCCGGGGGAACTTCGGTCGGGCCGGGCAGAAAGAAGCGGCCGAACGAGATTGGCGGGTTCATGGCGGGAGATGGTATCGCTCCCGGAGGCCTGTCGCCAATCGTTCGCGCGAGGCTCGCGCCGCCTTCGGTTGACGGACCGCTGGAGGCGCAAGATCTTGCGCCCCGCTCGAGGACGTTCCGCACCGCCGGAGCCGTCCCCGGACCCGCTGGCCGAACCGGAATCCACATGCGATACGTCACGATCACCGACCTGTCCCCGGAAGATGTCCTCGACCGCGCGAAGAGCTTCTTCGGCGAGCACTCCAGGCTCCAGGTTCACGAGGAGACCGACGCATCCGTCACCTTCGCCGGGGAGATCGGGCTGGCCCGCTTTGCGGTCGACCGGGCGGGCGGCCACACGAACGTCCGCGTGGAGACCGACCGCGTCGTGGGCCTCGACGTCACCGACCTCGCGAAGCGCTTCCTCTACACCCTCCGCAACGCCCACGGAGGGTGACCAATGAAGCCGGCGCTGAAGCCGTCACGGGGAGCCGCATGAACGCCATCACGGTTCGCCTCATCATGCCCGACCGCTGGCTCGAGCACGTGGCCGAACTGCCGGCCGACACGACCGTCGCCGACGCCAAGGCCTTCGGCATCCGCGCGATGCTCCAGCGCTCGTCGGACGACCCCGCCGACTTCTACACGGAGTTCGCCGAGCGCCGCATCCGCGATGAGACGCGCACCCTCGCCGACGTGGGGATCGGGTCGCACGGCGTCCTCTCGATCCGGGCCTACGACCTCGGCCACTACCCGCCCTTCCGCGGCTAGCATCGGGACGGGACGGCCTTCAGGCGGGAGGGCTCCACACGGCGGCGACCTCCGGATCCGGGGCGGGGAGGCGGTCGGGATGGAGAAGTCCGGCGAGGATCTCGACGCCGGTGACGAAGCGGGGGCCCGAGCGGTTGAAGTAGGAGGAGGCGTCGACGGCCCAGGCGCGTCCCTCGGCGACCGCGCGCGGAGCCACCTTTCCGAGACGTTCGGCGTGCGCGTCGGCATCTCGCCGGGCCGCTTCGAGACCGTAGCCGCAGGGCATGAGGAGGAGCGCGTCGGGATCGAGGTCTCCGATCTCCCACCACGACACCTCACGGGAAGGCCGCCCCGATTCGCCCGCCAGGTTCCGGCCGCCGGCGAGTTCGATCATCTCCGGCACCCAGTGGCCCGGCGCGAACGGCGGGTCGAACCATTCGATCCCGAGCACCCGCGGCGGGTCGGCGTCTCCCACGGCAGCGCGCACCGCGTCGAGTCGGCTCCGAAGCGATCCCCCCGCGTCCCGGGCGACGCCCGGATGACCGGCAGCGCGCGCCACCTGCGTCAGCGAGGCGAGAATGTCCTCGATCGTATGAGCGTCGAGCGACACGACCTCGGCACCGATCCCGCGCGCCCCGAGCACCTCCCGCACCCCGCCGGTCGGCACCGCGCACACCTCGCATACGGCTTGGGTGAGGATGATGTCCGGGTCGAGCCCTTCGAGGACGGCCCCGTCGATCTCGTACACGCTGCCGTGTTCGACCATGGCCTGCCGCACCGCGGCGTCGATCTCTCCGCTCGAGAGGCCCTCCGGGTCGAAGCGGGGGCGGCTGACGCGGGGCCGGTCGAGCAGGTGCGGCGGATGATCGCACTCGTGCGAGATGCCGACGAGGCATTCGCCGAGACCGAGCGCGTCGACGATCTCGGTCCCCGATGCGAGGAGCGAGACGATGCGCGGAGCGGCGGCCGTCACGGGTTCAGGCCGCCATCAGTACTGCGGCATCGCCGGGTCGATCTCCTCCGCCCAGGCGAGGATCCCCCCCGCAAGGTTCACGGCGTTGTCGAACCCGACCGCGCGCAGGTACTCGACGGCACGGTCGCCGCGAGGCCCCGTACGACAGTGAATGATGAGGGGTTCCGATGCGTCCAGGCTCTCCACGGCCTGCGGTAGCGTCGCGAGCGGCACGAGCCGCGCCCCCGCCTCTTCCAGGTTGCAGATCGCCCATTCGTAGTCCTCGCGTACGTCGATGAGCTGGAAGCGCTCGCCGGCATCGATCCGGCGCTTCAGTTCGTGTACGTCGATGTCGAGGTCGTGCATGGCGCCCTCCGTTCCCGCGCGGCCGTCCGCTCCGCCGCCGCCCGTTTCCGCGTCGCCCCCCGTGTCGCCGCAGAAGCGCTCGTAGTCGATGAGTTCCGTCACCGTCGGCTCGGGGCCGCAAACCACGCACTCGGGGTCCGGGGCGATCTCCAGCGAGCGGAACTCCATGCGGAGCGCGTCGATGAGGAGCAGGCGTCCCGCGAGGGTCTCACCGATCCCCGTCAGACACTTG
The DNA window shown above is from Candidatus Palauibacter soopunensis and carries:
- a CDS encoding integrase arm-type DNA-binding domain-containing protein, whose product is MDNVTATPTKPRGKPKGRHPHKRLSAPFVRSAPPGRHCDGNGLYLYVQKTGTRSWIQRLVVRGRKRELGLGSVELVSLAEAREQALANRKLARAGGDPLAEKRRLVGIPTFAEAAERVLEQKRAGWRSKAYAREWFRNLEIHAFPRIGGVAVSEVASADVLEILTPIWHAKAPTARFVHMRIRAVLEWAIAMEWRTDNPCDRILHLLGPQHDVVTHHKALPHGEVAAAIEKVRAGDPGKVDTLAFEFMVLTAARGAEVRGAVWSEMDRDSGVWTIPASRMKTGREQRVPLCGRALEILEAARKLEGGKNPVVFVNERGRTLDGKRLNRLLRKHGIAAVPHGFRSSFRDWAAEKTDHPREVVEAALAHVVKSKVEAAYRRTDLFERRRKLMDDWASYLTDGSGDR
- the serA gene encoding phosphoglycerate dehydrogenase, with the translated sequence MSDSNEGDLRVIIADPLLPDGIETLRAAPGLVVEDHTESDRETLRGALEGASALIVRSRTKVTPDLIESADRLRVVGRAGVGVDNIDIPAATRRGIAVLNAPAANTQSTAELAFALLLAAARRITEADASIRAGEWKRKELRGIQLSGKTLGVIGLGRIGAEVVWRARAFGMRVVAHDPFVSADRASDLGVELASLEELLPTCHAITLHVPLSDENRGFIGSKELKAMRPGSILVNAARGGLVDEPALAEALASGHLGAAGLDVFETEPLPEDSPLRDAPQLVFSPHLGASTYEAQRQVSRQIAVAVRDALVKGDYSAALNAPFEAEDRDGAGPIMGLGYRLGRLLAGLQDTPPGRIDVRYGGPQDGVLGPLAASVAVGFLERRVDPPLNVVNALSIAAERGLEIVRVRTQAVGDYTNYVELSAASGRAGGMVVGGALMGARMEPRIVRVGTFRVDTQPLGTCLFIRNRDRPGVIGAVGTVLGEANANIAEYHLARRRGGGRSLGVVRIDGEVPPEVLRGLSELDGIDEVRQIHFD
- a CDS encoding alanine--glyoxylate aminotransferase family protein; translation: MNPPISFGRFFLPGPTEVPPDLFDAMRRPVVGHRSAEVSGLIEAMQPSASRLFRTSRPVYLSTSSATGMMEAAITNLTRRRVLCLTNGSFSKRFHAIAEATGRPADALKAEWGEPNLPERLRDALAAAPGRYDLVTVVHSESSTGVLNPLEELAAVVHEFDDVLIAVDTVSSLAGAPVKTDEWGLDFVLTGSQKAVALPPGLALAVASERALTRAKEVEHRGFYFDILKFEKNLERWQTPNTPAVSLFFALERQLDRMMAEGLEARWARHDAMARRTYEWVDHTAARTGRPWRVLAPEGYRSPCVTVIMLPDGLTGPEVVSRALAHGYTVAAGYGPLKQPSFRIGHMGEHTLDELEALLAILDEVL
- a CDS encoding cobalamin-binding protein; protein product: MTAAAPRIVSLLASGTEIVDALGLGECLVGISHECDHPPHLLDRPRVSRPRFDPEGLSSGEIDAAVRQAMVEHGSVYEIDGAVLEGLDPDIILTQAVCEVCAVPTGGVREVLGARGIGAEVVSLDAHTIEDILASLTQVARAAGHPGVARDAGGSLRSRLDAVRAAVGDADPPRVLGIEWFDPPFAPGHWVPEMIELAGGRNLAGESGRPSREVSWWEIGDLDPDALLLMPCGYGLEAARRDADAHAERLGKVAPRAVAEGRAWAVDASSYFNRSGPRFVTGVEILAGLLHPDRLPAPDPEVAAVWSPPA